The genomic interval TCGCGAGTAGTTGCGCCGCCTGGCGCGCCGTTCTTGGCGAGCGATCTCTTGCCGCCGACGCCGATCTTCGGGATGCTCGCACCAACGGTTCCGAAGCCGCTCGAACAGATTGGTCGCCAGATCGCTGAGTTTCTCCCGCTTCTCAGAGTCGTCCGTTGCCTGGAGGGCCGCGACCGTCTCGTCGAGGTTGGCCTCCAGCTCGTCTTCGGAAAGGTCAACAACCGTCATCGAAATACCCCCTCAAGGATGTCTGCCGCCTGGTCGACCGCCGAAACCGGGTGCTCGTCCCAACCGATCTCCTCGCGAACGAACTCGATCCAGATCGCGAGTCCATCGTCCGCGTCGTCGGCCTCCGGATGGTCGGCGAGTCCGCAGGTGTGGAGGAGTGGCCCTACGAGAGTGAACACCGGAATTACACCGGAGTCATTGCGATCGGCGCGGGCCTTCGTCACGATGATCCGCTCGAGTTTGCAGTCAACGTGGTGATGTCGGCCTTCGACGTCCTCGCCGATGTACGCGTAGTTCCATGAGCGACGCTCAAGGACGGTGTCGTCGATCTGTGTCGGTTCGTCAGTCGTAACGGTTTCATCCGTTGGGTCTTGTACGCTCATACGCTGGTTTCCTTCCAGCACGGAGGTCGGTGCTGTAACACCGGCCTCAGAGTTTTCTGAGGCGCTCCGTGCCCACTTATTAGTATATTTGCTAACACTATAAAAGTTAGCGTTTTTGCTAACGTTAGTACATTCAGTGACTATTAGTATATGCGCTAAGTAATGTGGTGGTAGAGGTGAGCAAATATTACAACCACGACCACCGAAGGCCGCCGCATGGCGAAGACCCGGGCGCTCCTTACCGAAACTGAGCGCGAGCAGATCGCAGGCGAGCATGGAGACAGCCGAAAGTACCAAGCAACGTCTCGCGTCCGTCGACGTGTCGAGGAGGAACTGACAAAGGACATCGAAGTCCTCGAGGAACACCACCCAGAACTGCTCGAGGAGGTCCGCGAGGTTATCTGCAAGGACGGTGATCTCGATGAGTAGCGCCCAGCAGACCGACGGCGGCCGCGAGATCGACTGGCCTCGAGGCCACGATCGCACCGATCCACAGGACCGCGAACCCTACCCGGGTGATCTCTCGCCCACGCGCAAGGAGTCGTTCCAGTCGGTCGTCGACGAACTCGAAGCGTGGGAAGCCACCGGGGGAAGCGTTCGGATCGAGACGGCCTCGCAGCACTACGTCGACCGGCCGAATATCCCGTACCAGCACGACAAGCCCGACGACGTCGGCGTCGCAGCCTACTTCCGACGTGAGGGCGAGGCAGCCGATGAGGAGTTCGGCGTCTCGTGTGACTGCTGGGAAACGCAGCAGGAGAACGCCCGTGCGATCGCACTCTGGGCCCGTCGGCAGCGCCTCGCCGAGCGCTGCGGTGTCCGGACTGCCGCCGATACCGTCGAGACCGCACGACTCCCGCCCGCAGATGAAGAGGCGATCGCCGCGCCGCCGGCTTCGTCGACGAACGATCTTGACGAGGAACCCCATGAGATCCTCGAGATCTCCCCGGATGCTTCCGACGACGTCGTCAAGGCGGCTGCCCGGCGACTGTTAGCGAACGTCCATCCCGACGGCGACGATCCCAACGTTGAGGAGTTGCAGCGGATCCAGAAGGCGAAAAAGGCGATGCTCAAGAACTAGTACCCTTCAACAATGATTATGATCTGTTTCTCGGGGAATTAAATACCATTCCTTGAACGTTCGTCATCTCAATAAGATGGAATCCCTACACTTTAAGTGGTTAGATTAGAAGACATTCAGTGATAATGGGGAGTAATGAGCAGGGGGAAGAAGAACTAGTAGATTCAATTGACGAGTCAGAACACTTCTCTAATAAGAGACGGATCAACCGTCTTAGGACTGCTTGTATTGCATATCTTTACTCCATATTGTATCAAACTCTAGTTCTTATTAATGCTGTGATACTTCAGGTCATAAGCATTGTTGTATTAATCATAATCGATTTTCTCGCACCAACTGTACCAACCGTTACATTTTCACCATTGGCCATCCAAGTAGGGGGTGAAGGGCTTCCAATCACGATAACGGTGATCATCGCAGCAGCAGGGATAGCTGCTAAAAGAGTATATCAAATCAATACAAGCGGCTATCCAGAAATAGAAATCAAAAAAGAAGAAGGTGAGGAAGATGACTAGATACACAGTACACATGACCTGGCCCGCATTGATCCCAGATGAAGACGGTGATGATGCGGATGAATTAGAAGAATGGATGCAGGACCCATTTAAAAGAAGGATCCTCTATTCATTCTATGCCCTTTCTGAATTGATTAAAGTGGCTGTAGTTAGCATTCTTACCATCATTGGGGTCGCTTTGATCGTTACAGGTACGGAGACCGCTGCGTCCTCAGAGCCTGCACTTGTCTGGATAGCTGTTGCTGTTTCGCTGATTATTGTCTTAGTTGACACTCGGCTTAATAATCCAATTAGAGACCTGTCAATGGGGGTCACCTACTACTTATTTGTAGCTGCTGCCCATCTTTACTTCGGACTTAAGGACACCCGAAGCAAAGGCCCTGACGTTGAAGAAGATGCATTTGCAGATTGGTTAAGCCTATTCCCAGCATTTAGATTCCTGAAGAAAAGGGAAAGGAAACGAATTTTCTAATATTTCAACGACATTGTTACTGCTGTAGTCCTCTACTGAGGTTTATCAAGGAAGCCGCGGCCAACGTTGGCGATGCTCACCGATCGACAGGAGGACCTCCTCGTCGCCGTCGCACTGACCGAGTTCAGCGTCTACTACGAAGACACCGATCTCGAGCTCGCTGAACGCGCCTGGCAGCTGGCCGCCGATCGCCTCATCGACTACGACCTCGAGCCGTACGAGGCCGTCGACGCGCTCGACATTGGAGAATGATAATAAGCGAAGTACTATCAATAAACGATATGGTCAATGGCAATGGGGCGCAGAGACGTACTTGCTGCCGGAGCACTGGTCCCGATCGCCGGGTGCTTGAGCGACGAATCTGATGCTGATGGCGGGACGGAGGGATTCGGAGACGGCTCCAGAAATGAGTCCTAGGAAGAGGACAACGATAGCTACGAAAAGAATGACGAAGTCTACTACCTCGAGGAAGGCGAGACGCTCGAGGGGTACACCGATCGGGGTGTGTGGGTTCGCGATATACGACATACCCATCATTCGACGGCCGAAAGCTATCAAAGAGTCTTGGCGACAGTCGAGAATACGCGCGACGACGAGATCGCAGACGTCCGGTTCTCGGTCGATTTCTATGACGGCGACACCGAGATTGGAAGCGGATGGACGATGCCACCGTTCCCCGGTAGCGATGAGTATGCAGAGGTCTCGATCGCACCGACTCATGTCGACAATCACGATAGAATCTCCCGTGTTGGAGTTAGTACGACCATCCGCGTGGATCCGCTGACACCACTGAACAGTGGCGAAGTCGCTGTTTCCGATGTGTCTGCCGATCTCGCTGCAGAGCAACTAACCGTCTCTAGTCGCGTGGAGAATGTATCCGACAACCAGTTAGATCGTGTCTATATTCACGTCAACTTCTACGACGGCGATGAGCTGGTGGACTGGCAGCACGACGGATTAAGTCGCCTGGCTGCAGGTGACGCTGGAGAATGGACTGTTCAAACCAGCCAGGGCGTCGATGGGAGCCGAATCGAGGACTACAAGTATTGTGTGACGGACCAACGGTCGGACTGATCACACTAGCTCGTTGTTGCATGGTACCCGGTCATTCATCTGTTCAATAAGATCTTCTGCGGACTGCCCGTTGCCAAGCTTGACAGTCATTTCTCTATCGCCGTAGCTGACGCTCTGGACCTGCCACGGCCCCTTTCCAGGCAGTCGATCTGGGTCGATCACGTCGACGAGCGACCACCCGACATCGTCGGTCGGGACCGTGATCTCGGCATCGATGATCTCCTTGACGAGGAACTGCACACGGTCCTGAGCATCCCACTGGATGCACCGGACAAAACAGTTCAGGCAGCATTCAAGACCAAGAGAGAATGGTCAAAAGGCTATTTCTCCTGTAGTGTGTTAGCACCTGACGTATTATTTCGTGAATTGAACCAGATCCTTTTCGAGACGATAGAGAGAGGTAGTCAGTGATGCACTACCGCAAATCGCTTTTCGCACTCGTAATAATCGCAATGCTGTTGACCAGTGTTGTCGGTCCAGCTACCGCTCATGAAAGTCAAGATGTCGAAGGCTACGAAATCACCTTCGGCGGGTCGGATGAGCCTGTAATCACCGGTGAACGGATGTGGCTCCAATTTGAGATCGTCGATAATGAGACGGGAGAGGGGGTCACAAACCAGTCTGAGAATCTAACCGTATCCGTCCAGACCGAAGGAAGTGATAAGACTGCTCTCGAGGTTAGCGAGAAACACGGTGAACCTGGTGTGTATGAGGCGCCAGTGATTTTCACGGAGCCTGGCGATTATGTTGCCCATCTCGAGGGCAGTCTCGAAGGGACTGAGGTCCACACTCATTTCGAAAAGGAAGTGCAAGATCACACCGAACTGGAATACCCCGCTGATGACTCGCAGGCCACAGACGACGGTGATGAATCTCAAACTGACGCTAACCAGACTGAGGAGGCTGGCTTCGGACCCATGGCCGTCGCCGTTGCTGTATTCGGTATTGTGGTGACCATCGGTGTAGTCCTCTTCCGCCAGCAACGCTAACCAACTACCCCGAACCTCGTTCTCATACCCATTCACTGTTCTGCTTTGTGTGGTCGCTGATCTGCTGGATGAGGTTCTCTGCGGGCTGTCCGTTACCGAACTCGACCGTCGTCTTCCTGTCGCTGTAGTTGATGCTCTGGACCTGCCACGGGCCCTCGCCAGGCAGCCGGTCTGGACTGATCGCGGAGGGGTGCGACCACCGAACCGATTCGGTCGGAACCTAATCTCGGCGTCGCTGATCGCGTCTCTCGTCTCCTCGACGGCGTAGAGGGCGACCTGGTCGCATATCTGCTTCGGGGCAAGTGAGGGAATGTCCTCGATGATCGTGTCCGGGTTCTCGCCGGCGTCGCCAGCCGTGTATTCACCGCGCGGTTTGACTTCCACGTCGACAGAAACTGTCTGACCGTCCGAAAGCGTCCCATCTGCGAGAGGCTTAATGCGTGGCTGCCCGTCCTCGGTCGCGTTGCGGATCTCGTAGTCTGTCACCTTCTCGCTTCAACCCCACAAGGGTTCGTCTGAAACCGTGANNNNNNNNNNNNNNNNNNNNNNNNNNNNNNNNNNNNNNNNNNNNNNNNNNNNNNNNNNNNNNNNNNNNNNNNNNNNNNNNNNNNNNNNNNNNNNNNNNNNNNNNNNNNNNNNNNNNNNNNNNNNNNNNNNNNNNNNNNNNNNNNNNNNNNNNNNNNNNNNNNNNNNNNNNNNNNNNNNNNNNNNNNNNNNNNNNNNNNNNNNNNNNNNNNNNNNNNNNNNNNNNNNNNNNNNNNNNNNNNNNNNNNNNNNNNNNNNNNNNNNNNNNNNNNNNNNNNNNNNNNNNNNNNNNNNNNNNNNNNNNNNNNNNNNNNNNNNNNNNNNNNNNNNNNNNNNNNNNNNNNNNNNNNNNNNNNNNNNNNNNNNNNNNNNNNNNNNNNNNNNNNNNNNNNNNNNNNNNNNNNNNNNNNNNNNNNNNNNNNNNNNNNNNNNNNNNNNNNNNNNNNNNNNNNNNNNNNNNNNNNNNNNNNNNNNNNNNNNNNNNNNNNNNNNNNNNNNNNNNNNNNNNNNNNNNNNNNNNNNNNNNNNNNNNNNNNNNNNNNNNNNNNNNNNNNNNNNNNNNNNNNNNNNNNNNNNNNNNNNNNNNNNNNNNNNNNNNNNNNNNNNNNNNNNNNNNNNNNNNNNNNNNNNNNNNNNNNNNNNNNNNNNNNNNNNNNNNNNNNNNNNNNNNNNNNNNNNNNNNNNNNNNNNNNNNNNNNNNNNNNNNNNNNNNNNNNNNNNNNNNNNNNNNNNNNNNNNNNNNNNNNNNNNNNNNNNNNNNNNNNNNNNNNNNNNNNNNNNNNNNNNNNNNNNNNNNNNNNNNNNNNNNNNNNNNNNNNNNNNNNNNNNNNNNNNNNNNNNNNNNNNNNNNNNNNNNNNNNNNNNNNNNNNNNNNNNNNNNNNNNNNNNNNNNNNNNNNNNNNNNNNNNNNNNNNNNNNNNNNNNNNNNNNNNNNNNNNNNNNNNNNNNNNNNNNNNNNNNNNNNNNNNNNNNNNNNNNNNNNNNNNNNNNNNNNNNNNNNNNNNNNNNNNNNNNNNNNNNNNNNNNNNNNNNNNNNNNNNNNNNNNNNNNNNNNNNNNNNNNNNNNNNNNNNNNNNNNNNNNNNNNNNNNNNNNNNNNNNNNNNNNNNNNNNNNNNNNNNNNNNNNNNNNNNNNNNNNNNNNNNNNNNNNNNNNNNNNNNNNNNNNNNNNNNNNNNNNNNNNNNNNNNNNNNNNNNNNNNNNNNNNNNNNNNNNNNNNNNNNNNNNNNNNNNNNNNNNNNNNNNNNNNNNNNNNNNNNNNNNNNNNNNNNNNNNNNNNNNNNNNNNNNNNNNNNNNNNNNNNNNNNNNNNNNNNNNNNNNNNNNNNNNNNNNNNNNNNNNNNNNNNNNNNNNNNNNNNNNNNNNNNNNNNNNNNNNNNNNNNNNNNNNNNNNNNNNNNNNNNNNNNNNNNNNNNNNNNNNNNNNNNNNNNNNNNNNNNNNNNNNNNNNNNNNNNNNNNNNNNNNNNNNNNNNNNNNNNNNNNNNNNNNNNNNNNNNNNNNNNNNNNNNNNNNNNNNNNNNNNNNNNNNNNNNNNNNNNNNNNNNNNNNNNNNNNNNNNNNNNNNNNNNNNNNNNNNNNNNNNNNNNNNNNNNNNNNNNNNNNNNNNNNNNNNNNNNNNNNNNNNNNNNNNNNNNNNNNNNNNNNNNNNNNNNNNNNNNNNNNNNNNNNNNNNNNNNNNNNNNNNNNNNNNNNNNNNNNNNNNNNNNNNNNNNNNNNNNNNNNNNNNNNNNNNNNNNNNNNNNNNNNNNNNNNNNNNNNNNNNNNNNNNNNNNNNNNNNNNNNNNNNNNNNNNNNNNNNNNNNNNNNNNNNNNNNNNNNNNNNNNNNNNNNNNNNNNNNNNNNNNNNNNNNNNNNNNNNNNNNNNNNNNNNNNNNNNNNNNNNNNNNNNNNNNNNNNNNNNNNNNNNNNNNNNNNNNNNNNNNNNNNNNNNNNNNNNNNNNNNNNNNNNNNNNNNNNNNNNNNNNNNNNNNNNNNNNNNNNNNNNNNNNNNNNNNNNNNNNNNNNNNNNNNNNNNNNNNNNNNNNNNNNNNNNNNNNNNNNNNNNNNNNNNNNNNNNNNNNNNNNNNNNNNNNNNNNNNNNNNNNNNNNNNNNNNNNNNNNNNNNNNNNNNNNNNNNNNNNNNNNNNNNNNNNNNNNNNNNNNNNNNNNNNNNNNNNNNNNNNNNNNNNNNNNNNNNNNNNNNNNNNNNNNNNNNNNNNNNNNNNNNNNNNNNNNNNNNNNNNNNNNNNNNNNNNNNNNGCTGCTTCGACCCTACAAGGGTTCGTCTGAAACGGTTCGCTCTCGGTCACCGACGGCGGCGACGAAGTGCTTCGACCCTACAAGGGTTCGTCTGAAACCCGATTCGTCCGACCCGAAGATGCCGAGCCCGAGGCTTCGACCCTACAAGGGTTCGTCTGAAACACGCTGACGTTCGACGACGGGATCGACGTCGTCCAGCTTCGACCCTACAAGGGTTCGTCTGAAACGGTCTGGTGATCGCCCGCACCGGGGTCGGCTCATTGCTTCGACCCTACAAGGGTTCGTCTGAAACGCTGTGGTTGTCGCCCATCGTCTCTTGTCTGTTGCTTCGACCCTACAAGGGTTCGTCTGAAACCATGCCGGAATGTCGGCTGTGAGCAGTCCTAGAGTCCACTCATACAAATCGATTTCCGTCGACCTTCAATAGCCTGCTAACCTTGGGGGGTTGACGGACAACTAAGACCGCCGATCGCGTGAACAGTATAGATTCGAAATCCGTGGTCTAACAGAACCTGTGGATGAAATTACGCTACTGGCCGAGAGGTCTGTTCGGATGTTTGCTTGTTTCACTACATTTTTATTTCCTGCGTTAGGTTATCAACATCCGCCACAAAATGCGAGTGATCATCGATTTGACGGCCGAGATGGATGCTGCCTACGATCCAGAATACCACGGCCGTCTTCGAGCACGGATCTGGGATGCGCTCCGTGATACAGAGTACGACGAACATGGAGCGGAAACGCCCGGATTCACATTCTCTAATCCGTTCCCCTGGGGCGACCTCGATGAAGGCGACGAACGACAGTTGCTCGTCTCCTCACCGCGGGAAGATCAGCTAGCGACCATCACCGCTGATCTCCTTGAGAATCCGGAGATCCATGCAGGGTCGATGCCGTTTCATATCACTGATGTCCGGCCGCTTGACCCAGATGTCGGGCCACCAGGCACTGAGGGAACCCTCGAGACAGCAACCGGTGTGTACGCCGTTACTCCGCCACAGTACCTCGACAATCCCGATAAGCATGACGACGAGACGTTCTGGCGACCGGAACACGGGATGGAAGCCTTCTTCGACTACGTGGAAACGCAACTCCAGCGCAACCACGACCGATTCATGCCGAATGGTGATCCGGGGCCGAAAGAGGTCGACGAGCCACTGTTCGAGGAGTACGAGATGATCAAGAAATACTGGCTCGATATTCAGCTCTCGGGCGGTGTCGAGTGGACAGTACTGGTCTCAAAGTGGCGGTTCCCCTATCGCATCCGCGATGATCACCACCGCCGCCACCTGAACCTCGCTCTGGATGTCGGCATCGGCCGCCGGACGCCACTCGGCTTCGGCTTCCTCAACAAGCAGATGGACGAAGCATGACAAGAGTGGCACTCGACGCTGACCGAGATCGAGAGGCCATCGAAGAGATTCTCCTCGATCGTTCCATGGCGTCGTTGTACGATGTGGCGTACCTCTACGGGAAGCTTCACACGCTGAACGCGGTGCGAGCGTACTATGTTCCCGCTTCCGAGCGACACATCGAACATATGACCCACGAGTCACGCCAAGACTACTACGACCAAGAGGTCGGTCTCATCAGTGTTCTCGTGGATTTGACTGGCGATGAACCCTCATTCGGCACCGCTACCGAGACCGATGGGGGAACGGGCGACACCATGTTCGTCGCGGAGTCTCTCGACCGTGAAAAGATGCTCCGCGTCGGCTTCAGTCGTCAACCGAGCCGGACCTCAGGACATAATATGTCCATCGCTCATGACGCGTCGGAGAAAGATGCCAGCAAATGTCCGGGGTATCTTGAGAAGATGTTCAGTTCGTGGGCTCAGTCAGATCCAGTTGTAGACGTAGCCGACGAGCACCCCGACGGATGGGTGCTGGAGCAGTTGGCTACAATCGGAGACGACAATGATCTCATTGACCAGCTCGTCGACGCCGAGGAGTTCGTTCAGAACACGTTTGGGGACGAGTTTAGTGGTGTGGTTTCGCTCAAGTTGAGGCTCCCTGAGACAGACGGGTACGTCTACCCTGGAGAAGTCGATGTGGTCAATGAAGCGACTCGCCAGCGGTGGATTGCGAAGCAGATGCGGGAGTACTCCGAAGCCAAGGACTCGACCGGTGAGTCACGGGGTCTAGTGACCGGCGAGGATGGAGAGGTATTCGGAATGAGTGACTCTCCACTCCAACGGTATCAAGGGAAGATGGCAGAAGCGTTCCCAAATCTCGATCCTGATGAGAGCTGGCGGAACCGACCACTCACACTCGATGCGACCTTTGCAGTCCTTTCCGGTACTCTGTTGCTCGAGAATTTCGTGCAGATCCTCGGCGAAGATACGACAGCATACTATGTCCCGTACGTCCCCAATCCAACGGTCGAGCAGGCGGTTGCGCTGTATGAGTTGGCAATGGACGCCGCCGACAACAGCGGAGCAGCAGTCAGCGTCGTCGAAGATGCTGCTACCAATCCGATCAATCCGCTGTACGACGATCTTCAGATCCACTACGTGGCGAGCTACACGCCAGGGAACAAGCGCAAGTTCATCGAGGAAGAGCCGTGCGTTGATCCGAAACGGATTCGCGCTATCCAGGAGGAACAGACCGAGGTGCTGCGGGGCAGCCTTCTCACGCCCGATCAGAGCGGCGGGCCACCCCTGTATCCTTCGCCGCCATACGGTCGACTAGCCGATAACGGAGACGAAGACCAGGGCAGCAAGTACCTGCGCCCCGAGAACAATACGGTGGTCATTACCGGTGTCCTCACTGGCGGCTATTTTCAGAGTACCTTCCGCCACCAGAGTACAGATGAGGACAAGGACGACCATGGGACGACAGACATCCGTGCGGAGGCAACGAGTACCTCACTCGCTTCTGACGGCCATATCGATCCGGACTGGCTCCTCAAGCAGTACGTGCCCCGACTGATCAGCGAGCAGCGGAATGCGTTCGAAGAGGGGAACGAACTGCCCGAGTCGTTACTCACCCGCCAATATGTCCAGATGCAAGCCCTCGCTCGCGCGGGTATCCTCGGAAATGCATCGTCAGATGACCCTCGAACAATCCCGATCAGCGAGGAAACTATGACTCAGACAACTGACTTCAGCGACAGAGACGATCGACTCGAACAGTTCATCGACAGCCATCCCGCCCTCGCCGAGGATGAGGAGCGGCGTGCAGCGTTTCTCCTCGGCGCACTGGTTGGTCGCGTGGCCGCGTATCAAAGCCGAAAAGGCATTTCTCGTACCGTTATTCGTCAGCACTCTATCGACGCAATGACGCGTCGCCGATTCACCGCCACCCTCAGTAAGGTGCTGGAGAAGAACGCACACTACTCGGACAACTCCGAGAGCGCAGGAATGCTGATGAACGACCGCTACATCGAGCGACTGAACGACATTGTGCATCGACGGCCACCAGAGGAGTGGTCGCTCTCGACCGACGACCTCCGGATGCACTACGGTCTCGGGCTCACCTACGGAAAGAACGACACCACACTCGAAGACGAGGATCTAGACGAGGAAGCAGCGAACGAGGCACAGGCTGCCAAGTAATTAACCATCACACACGACATCAACAATGACTGACGACACCAACGACACAATCCAGAACCGCTCCGAAATCGCGTTCGTCATCGACGCCAAGGACACCAACCCCAACGGCGACCCACTCACCGCCGATAACGAACCGCGTATCGACCCAGTCACTGGGCAATGCGTTGTCACCGATGTACGGCTTAAGCGGTATCTCCGCGACCAACTTGCAGAGGACGGCCATGCTGTCCTGATCGCGAATCCGAACGACGACGTGCTGACTCGCGAAGAGATGTACGATGACGTCGAGGAAGAGATGGGTGTCAGCACCGAAGATGCAGAACCCGAGGAACTTCTCAAGGCGTTCGTCAAAACTGCCGCCGACGTCCGATACTTTGGGGCGACGATCTCGATCGATACAGATCTCGCCGACGATCTCCCCGACCAGTTCGAGGGACCGGTGCAGTTCAACCATGGACGGAGCTATCACGAGGTCGCCCGCAATACCGAGTCCAAGCAGCTCGCTACCGTCATCGCCAACGAAAACGATGATGGCAGCAAGAAAGATCAGGGTACGTTCGCCACGGACAACCGTATCAGCTATGGTGTCATTGGATTCGGCGGACGAATCAACGACAACGCTGCCGAGGATACCCGACTCACAGAGACGGACGTCGAGCGCCTTGACACCCTCTGCTGGCGGGCACTCAAGAACCAGACCGTCACACGGTCGAAGGCGGGCCAGCAACCTCGCCTCTATGTCCGCGTCGAGTACGAACAGGACGGCTTCGAGATCGGCCGGCTCAACGACCGAATCGACGTGGCCAGTGACCTACCAGAGGACGAGATCCGAGGCACAGACGACTTCCATCTCGATGTTTCAGAACTCGTGACTGCTCTCGCCGATAACGAGGCCCGAATCAAGACCGTCCACGTCACAACCGACAGTGCAGTCGACTTTGTGCTCCCTGAGGGGGAGACGGGCGACCGTGAGGCGTTCTACGCCGCCCTCGAGGACGCCCTCAGCTCCGAG from Natrinema salifodinae carries:
- a CDS encoding J domain-containing protein → MSSAQQTDGGREIDWPRGHDRTDPQDREPYPGDLSPTRKESFQSVVDELEAWEATGGSVRIETASQHYVDRPNIPYQHDKPDDVGVAAYFRREGEAADEEFGVSCDCWETQQENARAIALWARRQRLAERCGVRTAADTVETARLPPADEEAIAAPPASSTNDLDEEPHEILEISPDASDDVVKAAARRLLANVHPDGDDPNVEELQRIQKAKKAMLKN
- a CDS encoding FxLYD domain-containing protein; translation: MWVRDIRHTHHSTAESYQRVLATVENTRDDEIADVRFSVDFYDGDTEIGSGWTMPPFPGSDEYAEVSIAPTHVDNHDRISRVGVSTTIRVDPLTPLNSGEVAVSDVSADLAAEQLTVSSRVENVSDNQLDRVYIHVNFYDGDELVDWQHDGLSRLAAGDAGEWTVQTSQGVDGSRIEDYKYCVTDQRSD
- a CDS encoding FixH family protein; translated protein: MHYRKSLFALVIIAMLLTSVVGPATAHESQDVEGYEITFGGSDEPVITGERMWLQFEIVDNETGEGVTNQSENLTVSVQTEGSDKTALEVSEKHGEPGVYEAPVIFTEPGDYVAHLEGSLEGTEVHTHFEKEVQDHTELEYPADDSQATDDGDESQTDANQTEEAGFGPMAVAVAVFGIVVTIGVVLFRQQR
- the cas6 gene encoding CRISPR-associated endoribonuclease Cas6; the encoded protein is MRVIIDLTAEMDAAYDPEYHGRLRARIWDALRDTEYDEHGAETPGFTFSNPFPWGDLDEGDERQLLVSSPREDQLATITADLLENPEIHAGSMPFHITDVRPLDPDVGPPGTEGTLETATGVYAVTPPQYLDNPDKHDDETFWRPEHGMEAFFDYVETQLQRNHDRFMPNGDPGPKEVDEPLFEEYEMIKKYWLDIQLSGGVEWTVLVSKWRFPYRIRDDHHRRHLNLALDVGIGRRTPLGFGFLNKQMDEA
- a CDS encoding TM1802 family CRISPR-associated protein; amino-acid sequence: MTRVALDADRDREAIEEILLDRSMASLYDVAYLYGKLHTLNAVRAYYVPASERHIEHMTHESRQDYYDQEVGLISVLVDLTGDEPSFGTATETDGGTGDTMFVAESLDREKMLRVGFSRQPSRTSGHNMSIAHDASEKDASKCPGYLEKMFSSWAQSDPVVDVADEHPDGWVLEQLATIGDDNDLIDQLVDAEEFVQNTFGDEFSGVVSLKLRLPETDGYVYPGEVDVVNEATRQRWIAKQMREYSEAKDSTGESRGLVTGEDGEVFGMSDSPLQRYQGKMAEAFPNLDPDESWRNRPLTLDATFAVLSGTLLLENFVQILGEDTTAYYVPYVPNPTVEQAVALYELAMDAADNSGAAVSVVEDAATNPINPLYDDLQIHYVASYTPGNKRKFIEEEPCVDPKRIRAIQEEQTEVLRGSLLTPDQSGGPPLYPSPPYGRLADNGDEDQGSKYLRPENNTVVITGVLTGGYFQSTFRHQSTDEDKDDHGTTDIRAEATSTSLASDGHIDPDWLLKQYVPRLISEQRNAFEEGNELPESLLTRQYVQMQALARAGILGNASSDDPRTIPISEETMTQTTDFSDRDDRLEQFIDSHPALAEDEERRAAFLLGALVGRVAAYQSRKGISRTVIRQHSIDAMTRRRFTATLSKVLEKNAHYSDNSESAGMLMNDRYIERLNDIVHRRPPEEWSLSTDDLRMHYGLGLTYGKNDTTLEDEDLDEEAANEAQAAK
- the cas7b gene encoding type I-B CRISPR-associated protein Cas7/Csh2, giving the protein MTDDTNDTIQNRSEIAFVIDAKDTNPNGDPLTADNEPRIDPVTGQCVVTDVRLKRYLRDQLAEDGHAVLIANPNDDVLTREEMYDDVEEEMGVSTEDAEPEELLKAFVKTAADVRYFGATISIDTDLADDLPDQFEGPVQFNHGRSYHEVARNTESKQLATVIANENDDGSKKDQGTFATDNRISYGVIGFGGRINDNAAEDTRLTETDVERLDTLCWRALKNQTVTRSKAGQQPRLYVRVEYEQDGFEIGRLNDRIDVASDLPEDEIRGTDDFHLDVSELVTALADNEARIKTVHVTTDSAVDFVLPEGETGDREAFYAALEDALSSEAIDTYDVYERYTN